The Mytilus galloprovincialis chromosome 3, xbMytGall1.hap1.1, whole genome shotgun sequence genomic interval CAACTACGGCAAGGTATGGAATGAAATACCGATCGTCCCGTTTCGATTTCATTTTAAAACTATAAACAGCTACAACAGTTGCATTTCCAAATAGTcctaaaatgatatatattacaAGAAATATATCATTGACTATGTATATTTGAGCTATTTCATTATTCCATTCCCAAAGCTTTTCTTCGTCAGTTTTATTCATAATGTCAACTTAGtatatcaaattaaacaaatcTAAAAAGCTTTCACAGTGTCAATGCTGTATCCACAAAAATAAGTTCATCCCacaatcaacaaattttaaataCGAAAATATCATGTGTTATTATTCGTTTTAAGGGTGACATATTTATTTTTCCGGTGAAACAAATATTAGGTTTTTCCTGTTGTCTTCCGGGACATATTGCAGCGACGACATTTGAATAATAACCAACATATCAATTAAGCAATTAGATATAAATAAAGTTAATTGATGTTAGTATcagaacaacatttttttttaaataaaagaataatgctgttatgaaaatgaatgaacaaattttgaatttgtatTGGTAAACTGATGAAGATTAGACTATAGAAAAGCATTGATAATTATTTATAGCTCTTCATACTTCTGAATCAGTCAAAGTATTccacttttgaataaaattaatacCGGATATATATACGACCACTTCAAGAATATTAAAAGGTGTGAACAGTCAAAGGTAGGAGTGACCATTTCCTTATCTTAAATGTGGATTAAATATTTATGGTATGAATGTCAACACCTTTGTCAAGTGAAACATTATAGTTCCATTGATGTCTTTATAAGTCACCGACATACTTAAACATTAGATTTTGACTGtacattataattatattatatacttttatttttgttttatccaCACGAGTTATTATTGTATCACAATGTAAAATTTATCCTAGCTTAGTCTCAGtgtaaattgaattttgaattttgaattttcaaacaCACATTCTCTACAGTTGGAGTATATGAAAGGAGGAAGTAGTTCCAACTACAAAAATGGATCAAATCCATGTAAATGTGTGGAACAGATATGAGGATCTGAATGTGGGTCATTACTTTCTGAATTATTaattcattttctctattctgtttttattttgcccattattctctattctttgttggtttttatacgcccgtctaaGACGGGCGTATTATGGTATAAcgttgtccgtctgtctgtctgtctgtctgtctgtctgtctgtccgtcgtccacacttcggacaactACTAAAAAAAGCTTCCACcaacttttatgaaactttggtgaattgtttatatctattgacttaagttccctttcgatttttataaattttagattttacgtttccgtgttatgaatttttatgcttaaaaatgGGGGCATTTTCCAGTTTTAGGACAATCACTCATAAACATTTTCACAAAATtatatgaaactttggtgaattgtttatatctgctAACTTAAGCTacctttcaaaatataaaagaacattaacaactataggtcaccgtatggccttcaacaatgagcaaagcccatatcgcacagtcagctataaaagaccatgaaatgacaaatgtaaaacaattcaaatgagaaaactaacagcttaaTTAATGTacccaaaaaaatcatttaaagcataaagacaAGCTAAAAgggcaacgggcgtatcatgcgcttatAGCGCAGCTCTTTATTTGTTTgcctatgattttttttatttaatttgcttTACTCTTGATTCTTCACCTTTTgtccattattctatattctgtaaATACCACCCAGACCCTCAGATATTACCTGACTTTACTAAATCATGATGATCACAAATATGATTGTAAAAGTTAATAATCTCGTCATTTGTTATCTTGTTTTATTTGTCATGCTTTGTTTTGCTATGTAAAGAATTGGTGTTCTTGCAAATGGTTCTCAAATTTTTAGATTCTGAACAATTTTGAGCTTGacataattattcaaaaacatgttttttgtgAAAGGTGGCATTTGACATTCAGATTTGAAGGGGTTATGGCTGCTGTCTCATCGACACATACCCcaaattttcttttaatcatGACATAAACATTTATTGAATTCACTGatgaggcttgtttagggggagggtatcaatatcccatattccattaagtttttatcccaatatcccgtatccctataatgtttacccataatatcccaataaatattttttacaaatatcccatatccctaaaactattttgaaatatcccaaaaaatcattataaagtcattcccaagcccatttttttcctcatcatcacagcgtcaacaattttgactggtgaaacaaactgtgttaaaggaaatttacagtgcatacttccagtgttaaataagaatatatgtgTCCAAAAGATGAAGTGTTCCATCTTAGAGCCTTCAAGTTGTATAACAATCTTTTTTATGTGATcttaaacgataaatttagtgtaaggggtctaatttcagactttttttttaattgttcaaaccgtaatgcatatgactgtaaaatttcattttgatagcattcttcttttattgataagaaacttcatcctacacgttaacctatgttggaaagaacagaaggactcaaccctgtctcttgtccgagattgctctgacatccaacggctgttttgccagacaagctgagactgtgggacgtcagagcacaTCCATATCAAAACGTGTatatttagcatgcaagttcaataactcaaaatttaacacaagaaagctttctgctaatgtacccacattacacttaactgttgcaatatttttacagcaggcaaaatttgcacagcccttgttttgcaaagaaataacacaacatttgactctgtgatcttgaagaattacatagatcccaatatttttgttactttttttaatttccttcctcACATCACCAGTAATAGAAGAACATATATTAATTTACgttgattatttagtaattatttgttattaacatagtttatacggcgatatatctactttttgatatgggacgtgctctgacgtccctcggccctagcttgtctggcaaaacagccgttgtacatcagagcaatctgtgaaacgtggagacctctgaagatcctcgccacgtaaagaataagaggtaaaacactagaaaatatcctgtaatcatataaagcatcaaaacaaataaaaacattgaaaacaataaggcttataaaaaagaagatgtggtatgattgccaatgagacaactatccgcaaaagaccaaaatgacacagacattaacaactataggtcaccgtacggccttcaacaatgagcaaagcccataccgcaaagtcagctataataggccccgataagacaatgaaaaacaattcaaacgagaaaactaacggccttatttatgtaaaaaaaatgaacgaaaaacaaatatgtaacacataaacaaacgacaaccactgaattacaggctcctgacttgggacaggcacatacataaataatgtggcgggattaaacatgttagcgggatcccaaccctcctcctaacctgggacagtggtataaaagtaactcatcagatggatacatctaacaaaaatctatgattatttcaagaaaattatcaatgcatatgagcatataatataaaaaaagatatggtatgattgccaatgaaacaactcttcacaagagaccatgtgacacagaaattaacaactataggtcactatacgaccgtcaacaatgagtaaagctcataccgcatagttagctataaaaggtccatacagaatgtggcgaggttaaacatgttggcgggatcccaaccctccccttaacctgggacagtggtgtaacagtacaacataagaacgaactatacaaatcaattgaaaaaggctcaacacatcagatggatacaaatagaaatacatctaacaaaaacagagagtggacgtgaccgagtacttgtacatcccatcaacaaaaagacactaagtacagatctgagagtactcgcagttactgacagctagttcaaagtcaattacaactaataaaaagtaatgcatctgaggctaaattatcaatcattacacatccagcatcccatggcacggtaaacaacatctccgtaaaaatgaggatgtgctatcccgtttgaaataagttttctacaggtagaaccaaacttcaaaaccaaatctagaatttagtaaagattttaagtgatttatggtaacgaaatccctgacttaataatttaccagtaatacatagatttcgttcattaaaatccaaaacgttacaacagacacgggcatagcggaggagttgtgatatacaaacaccgtaagatagtgccaaaggaacattaccatccaaaaaggaaaattaacaataaggaacgaagtatggaaagcaaaacaaatacttttaaaattatcagtacatatgagcatataaatatcgaaaatagatcaatacttttcgcttgggtttggaagacttttaaataaaacgaccataaactcaattaaaatcaacaaagcactaaaatgacctttaatattaaactttttgagCAATTTTATCAAgcgagatgtaaatatttctgtacctaacttttaaattccacttattattttttatgttaaaaattcaatatccttataaatgcatcaatatcccatatcccatttactaTTAGGACAAATATCCaatatccctaaaattaaaatggcaaatatcccgtatcccaatataccctatacaagcctcacTGATTAATGTTCGGTCAGactggggacgttaaatccgatgtctcgtgtaaagagagtgccatgctctttgcacgttaagaaccattgcaacaactctctgaggggtccgtaggtggcctgttgcaaggcaaaatttctgtccctatccaatatacccttattttccagtggcaatccaaatttctccgaccatcatcccaaatggcctctattatgacaagacctacctattgtatttattgtgaacttgttctcgtcctgaatatgcatgaaatatttgccactggacgttaagcaaccaacaatcaatcaatcaatcaatcaatcaatcattcagtTTGGAAATAGTAGCCAATAACTAtctaaaaaacatttttctttagaATCGTAGATGGAATTTGATAGATCTAGGTAAATCTCGCTTATCAATTGTTTTACTAAATATCAGCATTTATTTGGATTTAAAAAAGGGGAATCGATACTTTTGTAAAAAAGTAAATGCTGTCAACCTCATTATATTCCTATCAGAACTTttgttcagtggcaagtatttgaCTTCCTGCAAAAATACACGTCACGTAGATAAGGTCACAAAATATATCAAGTGATATAACAGCATACTCCTACCCTCTGATCCCTTCcatccccccccaaaaaaaaaataataaaaaaaataaaggcaaaaggCTTTTATTGCTGTCCCTCATCTCAAAGTCGGAgcacttaaacatgttaaacacagAGGGTCGTAAAGGAGTCAAAACAACATCAAATTTCACATTTAAAAGGTTAACATTGGCCTTATTCAATTAACTTATCAATCCAAAGAAATTAAACGGATATCATAATGCGAGACGATCATGTGCGAAAATTGAATGACAATTTCCTATATGTGTAAATACATACGTACATGTATTTAGTATATCGATTTTCATTAATGAACGAATGGATATTTCCTTATGTTGTAAATACATACGTATTTAGAGAAATACGATTATAAAGTTGTAACATAATTAACAATCTATTCAGAATATTATCCTATCATCTTACaataaactgaaataaaaatcCTGTACACATactaaagttaaaaaagaaaagaaaaaagaggaTATTAAGAGTGAATTTTTTGAAGAAGTGTCAGTCGAGTATATctctatacaaaaaaatattgtgaaattataattagcttcatttattatatattaaagatAAAAGAAACCTGTAGGACTGGAAAGATTAATTTAAAGATAAATAATACAAAAGGTTCATGACAGATTTAAAACGAATGCCAGAATGAAACTGAAGAGGTTAAAGCGCcagaataaaaacataatcatttATGATATGCACCTCAGAACAATTCGCATACATTCGTTAAAATTAAAATCTTAGAAACACAAATAGTTTACCAGAACTAGTTTTAACGACTGATAAGCTGACCACAACTATTCCAAGTATATCCCTCCCCCACCCCAGAAAGATGAAAAACagcaacaacaaaagaaagaagAACTAATACACGTATACGAACCAATATTAATCAACAAGATCGTAGATCTATCAGATTTACGATGACAAAACTTCAGAGTCACTTTTTATGCGCTGAATCTAGGGGGATTATTGCTTGACTTTCGAATTTGCTATTATTGCAAAGTCTTTTTATGTAAACAATGTATTAGGTGAAATTGatacgattttttttattaatatatccGTATTTGTTCGTCAATACAGATCCTTAAGATTAAGTTAGATAAACTGATATGAAACAATaggatttatttcatattttttcaaagaatattaATTTCATTCACCAAGGAATACGTTATTTTTTGAATGTAGAAAAACTTATTTTCGattacctgtatatatatatatatatatatatatatatatatatatatatatatatatatatatatatatatatatatatatatataaatgtttttatattataaattctcATCAATGGCTTCAACAAAGACACAAGATGAACGTTTGACTGAATGGAACAGCAGtgttatgaaatatttgattCCGAACGACGTTGTATTATCTCTTTACTTGATACTAGGAACTATTGGAAATATAACTGTTATTTTGGTATatgttttcaaaatgaaagtAAAGCGAGATGACCGATTTTTTATACCAGTGCTTGCTTCCGTGGACTTTATAGCATGTCTTATTGGAGCATCGTTTGCCTTTACTTGGAACATAATACCAGTAAAGTTCAGTAATGGAATTGTCTGTGAAGCACTGTGGTTTGTTTCTCAAGCGGTAACAATTATATCTGCAGTTTTATTGATAATAATAGCAGTGCAGCGATACCTTAAAGTATGCAAGCCATCATTTATTTTTACGcagaaaatgaaaaatgtttgtatTATTTTGGCTGTTTGTTTCGGATTTGCATTTTCAGTTCCAATATTTTTCTATTATGGTTCGGTAGAAATTTATAACCCAAAGCTGAATGTTACAGGATTTTGGTGTGGACAAAAGAGAGAAAACATAGATCACGtgattatatatgatataagtgccGTTGTCGTAGCAGTTATAGCTTCCTTTGTTCTTATCATATTGTACATTTTGATTGGAAAGgcaatttatcaaaaatttatagTATTCCAACAATCTGTGAAAGAGGGAAAGTATACTAAAAAACACAGGAGTTCGGTGGAGTTAGAAAGTGTACTATCTGTTGATAAAGATAAAGACAGCGGATCTTCACGATCAAGAGCGAACAGTATCGAAGATCTCGTCGAATGCGATACATATAGACGAAAAGTCAAAAGAGGCTCCGCTGATACCCTTGACCAAGGACGTTTCTTCACAATAGGACAACATTTTCGGACGCACAGATAttcatacatgtttatgacaATCACTGCACTATTTATCATTGCATATACACCACGACTAGCACTGATGGTTTTAGAAAGTATGGATCCTACTTTTTGGAACAAACCTAATGACGCAATCGCAGGATTTTTGTTTCTGTATAGGATGTACATTTTAAATCATGCTATTAATCCATTTATTTATACCTTTTTCGATACAAGATTCCGCAAAGCAGTTtcagaaatattttgttgttgttgttctaCGAGAAAATCCGTGTCGCTATGATGAACTCGCCATTGGTAAAAATAGTACTATCATTATTCAGAAGTAACGTTGTTCAATTTATCATGCATTTAAgattatcaatttttattagtTACTTTTAAGATTtgttatgtatttattattatacttTAATACACAAATGCTGAGATAAATtgatttgaattaaatattttgtgaCAACAGCATCCCCTAATTGAACAAATGTATatcagctttggatttcaaatattttggccacgagcatcactgaagagacatgtattggcgcaatgcgcatctggtgcaagaaaattggtacagTTAATTTTATAATTGAATGCTCCTCTTTGCATTGGAATGTAAAAGCATTGACGGAATGGTATTTTGTATGACCACGCTTTATACTAAAAATTATGAGCACGTTCAGCGCTGTAGATAACGGCTTCTTTATCCTAATTACAAAATGAAACATTCAATGCATATAACTACATCATGAAATAACGAGTAAAATTaatcatttggttttttttcttcttttgcaaAATAGTTGTCTTGGATAGCATGTGCATTTCGAAAGTAAAATGTAATGCATAAGCCAATCAAAATTACTGAattcaatgataaaaattaaaattatcaatgCCCATTTTAGCGCAATATTTTTAACTCATTTAATAATagataataaatgtttttttaatagaGACAAGAAGGCACACTATAACAAATATCATCCTGATCAATCCCATTAAGATAAGCACTAAAAGTCTAAACGAAATAcaatgttaaaagttaaaaatcctAGCTCTGGATATACCCCCTGTACAATACAGTTGCTGTTCTTTCTCTTAATCTTTTCTAGGTTGTGGTCTTTAATACTtcgtatatttatataatatgatgttgtttgcaatttgatgatAGTGTCAAGAAAAGCGTTAATAGCTGGTGACATCTATGAAATTGCTAATAATAATGGGAAATGGAGCGACTCTAAATCATTATTTGTTTGCTATGAATTTCAAGGAATTATTTGTGGTTTCAGTAAGGTGAATTTTGTTCAACCAGGTAAGATTTCGCTAAAACGGGATCtaatcgggccttttatagctgactatgcggtatggactttgctcgaactcattgttaaaggccgtacgatgacctatagttgtatatttctgtttcattttggtctcttgtagagagttgtcttattggcaatcataccacatcttcttttttatatcttatgtATGCACTGAAATgaatgggcgtcaagttggttacctattccctattccctattcgttacatactaacataatgtggtggagttaaacatgtaagcagggtgtacatcgcttcggagcatgctattaccttgtttaattcgttccatcactcgcttataattcgcttataatacgagtatcttacgttgcaccttttaaaacatcattttcaattgttttgttgtctctggtggaagatttgggctctaagaggtgatataactctataagtgcatttgtatccgttccagcgctcggataataccctgttaaatattcgttacttattcgcttttaaaaagtttgttgtacgttgcaccttttagaaaaggatttttcattgtctccatgtctcttgtggtaacaatgtgttctaagagatgaaattaccctattagcgcgcatgtacccgttccagcgctcggtaaataccctgttacctattcgttaactattcgttacctattcacttataatacgtttgttgtacgttgcaccttttagaaaaggattttcaattgtgtccgtgtctctggtggtaacaatgtgttcttagagatgaaatgaccctaatagtgcgcatgtacccgttcaagcgctcggttaataccctgttacctattcgttacctattcgttacttattcgcttttaatacgtttgttgtacgttgcatcttttagaaaagaattttcaattaaattcatatctctggtggtaacaatgtgttcttatagatgaaatacccctataagcgcatatgtactcgttccagcgctcggataacaccctgttacttattcgttccttatttgcttttaatgcacgagatatacgttgcaccttgaaataaatcgttttttaattgtgttcatgtctctggtggtaagaatgtgttcttagagatgaaatgaccctattagagcgcatgttcccgttccagcgctcggttaataccctgttacctattcgttacctattcgttacctattcgttacctattcacttatagtacgtttgttgtacgttgcaccttttagaaaagaattttcaattaaattcatatctctggtggtaacaatgtgttcttatagatgaaatacccctataagcgcatatgtactcgttccagcgctcggataacaccctgttacttattcgttacttattcgattttaatGCGCGggatatacgttgcaccttgaaataaatagttttttaattgtgtgtatgtctctggtggtaacaatgtgttcttagagatgaaatgaccataCTAGCGCGCATGTAtccgtttcagcgctcggttaatatcctgttacctattcgttacctttttgttacctattcactaataaaacgtttgttgtacgttgcaccttttaaaaaaggattttcaattaaattcatatctctggtggtaataatgtgttcttatagatgaaatacccctattagcgcgtatgtacccgttccagcgctcagttaataccctgctacttattcgttccttatttgctttaaatgcacgaggtatacgttgcaccttgatataaatcgttttttaattgtgttcatatctctggtggtaacaatgtgttcttagagatgatatgaccctattagagcgcatgatcCCGTTCCAGCattcggttaataccctgttacctattcgttacctattcgttacctattcacttataaaacgtttgttgtacgttgcaccttttagaaaaggatttttaattgtctccatgtctcttgtggtaacaatgtgttcttagagatgaaattaccctattagcgcgcatgtacccgttgcAGCACTCAGTAaataccttgttacctattc includes:
- the LOC143066501 gene encoding uncharacterized protein LOC143066501: MFLYYKFSSMASTKTQDERLTEWNSSVMKYLIPNDVVLSLYLILGTIGNITVILVYVFKMKVKRDDRFFIPVLASVDFIACLIGASFAFTWNIIPVKFSNGIVCEALWFVSQAVTIISAVLLIIIAVQRYLKVCKPSFIFTQKMKNVCIILAVCFGFAFSVPIFFYYGSVEIYNPKLNVTGFWCGQKRENIDHVIIYDISAVVVAVIASFVLIILYILIGKAIYQKFIVFQQSVKEGKYTKKHRSSVELESVLSVDKDKDSGSSRSRANSIEDLVECDTYRRKVKRGSADTLDQGRFFTIGQHFRTHRYSYMFMTITALFIIAYTPRLALMVLESMDPTFWNKPNDAIAGFLFLYRMYILNHAINPFIYTFFDTRFRKAVSEIFCCCCSTRKSVSL